The Acetomicrobium thermoterrenum DSM 13490 genomic sequence ATCGACGGTATCTCTCGCAAGAGACACCAAAATACAAAAAGGCCAAAGCGTAGCCAGCGACAAAAGCAGGCATCCGCCAAAGGTCAAAAGGGCAGTTGCCACCATCAGGCCGGAGATCATCGCCTCCAAGGGCATCAAAGCCACAAAGGCTCCCACAGTAGCTGATGCTCCCCTGCCTCCCTTGAAACGCAGAAAAATTGACCACGTATGGCCCAAGACGGCCATCCATGCACACATTGGCCACAAAAAGGCAGAAAGCCCGGCCCACCTGGCAATCAAGACGGCAAAACCGCCCTTTGCCGCGTCGCCCAGGACTGCGAGACAGCCCGCGGCATGACCAGATAAAATCCACACATTGGTGGCTCCCACGTTCTTAGTCCCTTCTTTTGTAAGGTCCACCGAAGGCCCGCCAAAAAACCTGGCAACGATCGCACTCCAGGGGATGCTGCCTATGATGTAACATAAAATCAACAGGCTCAACTCTTTGGCCATATAGGCCACCCCCTATTCGAACAACTCCCCAATGGCCGATAGGTTCCTTTCTACCGCCTTCTTGCCCTCGGCGATGGCGACGGAAGATTTATCGAATTCTAACATGCGGATGTTTTTGACCTTGGGGGAGATGAGAAGGTCGGGAGGGTCAGCGGCCAGGCGATGTCTGGTCAACCTAGTTTGAATGATTTGGCTGGATACGGCGAGCACTTCCAGGAAATGTGGCATCCTCTGGCCCTCCTCATCGTTTATAAAGTTGCTGGGCCTTTTGGGCAAACCCCAATGAGGGCCGAAATACCTCCCAACCCTCTCTCCGTTCAGGTCTACGGCTACAACTATATCGGCGCCCAAAGCCCTGCATAAAGACACGGGAACGGGGTTAGCCAACGCACCGTCCCCCAAAAGCAGTCCCCTTTTTTGATAGGGAATCAACATGCCCGGGGCAGAAATGCTTGCCATAATGGCATCTACGAGGTCTCCTTCGGTAAGCCAAAGTTCCATCCCGGTGGAAAGATCTACTGCGACGGCGCCGAACTTCACTGGCAGATCCTCGATCATAACATCTCCCAAGGCCTCTCGAAGCCATTTCATTATGCCGTCGTTGTCGAAAAAACCACCACGAAAGATCAGCCGTCCCAACATCCTGAACATACCCATCTTGCTCCAGGAGCCGGAGGCTTCCTCGAGAGCATCGAGCTTAGAAGCCGCGTAAAAACCTCCGATCAAAGCCCCCATGGAGCAACCGCAAACGATATCAGGGTATATTCCCCTCTCTTCCAACGCCTTCAAGACGCCTATATGGGCCCACCCTCTTGCCGCGCCGCTTCCCAAAGTGATCCCTATCTTTGCCCTGTAGTTTTCGTCCTTCATCTGTCTTCGCCTATCCTTTCTCCACGGGAAGACGACCACTGCCCTGGCCCGATCTCATACAGGTCGTTGCCCTCGCTGTCTACGACCACCAGCAGCGGGAAGTCCTCGACCAGCAATTCGTAAATTGCCTCCGGTCCGAGGTCATCGTAAGCTATAACCCTGGAGGCCTTCACCCTTTTGGCAAGAAGCGCTGCCGCACCGCCCGTCGCCCCAAAATATACTGCGCCATTTGTTCTGACGGCGGCAATGACCTCCGGGCCCCTTCGCCCCTTTCCGATCATGCCCTTCAACCCCATCTCTAGAAGCATGGGCGTGTATCTGTCCATTCTCCCGCTTGTTGTCGGGCCTATGGAACCGATCGGGGCACCAGGTGGGGCCGGAGCAGGTCCTGCATAGTAAATAACCTGCCCCCGAAGGTCGAAGGGAAGATTTTCGCCCCTTTTCAAGGCCTCTGCCATCCTCCTGTGGGCTGCATCGCGTGCGGTGTATATAATGCCTGACAGCAGCACCCTTTCGCCAACGTACAAATCCTTAACGATATCTTCCTCGAGTGGCGTTCGAACTTTCCTGCCCTTCATCTTAAAGCTCTCTTCCTTTCAGACGACCGCCGGCATGCCTGGTAGCATTACAGGAAATATTAACCGCCACGGGAAGACCCGCTATGTGAGTGGGCATGAACTCTACCAGAACGTCAAGGACGGTCACCTTTCCTCCATATCCGCCTGGGCCCAAGCCCAACTCGTTCACATGGCGAAGCATCTTTTCTTCCAACCGGGCATATCGTTCGTCGGCGTTTCTGCAGCCAATCGGCCGAAGCAGCGCTCTCTTGGCTAATATGGGTGCACTTTCAAAGTTTCCCCCGATGCCCACTCCCACCACGAGAGGGGGACAGGCGTTCTGGCCCTTTCTTGCAACGACGTCTTTAACGAAATCGATCACACCCTCTTCTCCTTCGCCCGGAGACAGCATGGCCAGGGCCGAGGCGTTTTCACTTC encodes the following:
- a CDS encoding patatin-like phospholipase family protein, translating into MKDENYRAKIGITLGSGAARGWAHIGVLKALEERGIYPDIVCGCSMGALIGGFYAASKLDALEEASGSWSKMGMFRMLGRLIFRGGFFDNDGIMKWLREALGDVMIEDLPVKFGAVAVDLSTGMELWLTEGDLVDAIMASISAPGMLIPYQKRGLLLGDGALANPVPVSLCRALGADIVVAVDLNGERVGRYFGPHWGLPKRPSNFINDEEGQRMPHFLEVLAVSSQIIQTRLTRHRLAADPPDLLISPKVKNIRMLEFDKSSVAIAEGKKAVERNLSAIGELFE
- a CDS encoding Fe-S-containing hydro-lyase, which codes for MKGRKVRTPLEEDIVKDLYVGERVLLSGIIYTARDAAHRRMAEALKRGENLPFDLRGQVIYYAGPAPAPPGAPIGSIGPTTSGRMDRYTPMLLEMGLKGMIGKGRRGPEVIAAVRTNGAVYFGATGGAAALLAKRVKASRVIAYDDLGPEAIYELLVEDFPLLVVVDSEGNDLYEIGPGQWSSSRGERIGEDR